The Corynebacterium poyangense genome includes a window with the following:
- a CDS encoding iron-siderophore ABC transporter substrate-binding protein, with the protein MSHTALVDREKAKPHSRRRFHHRVLALVASVGLAFGLVSCSQEEGNTAKGGGDFEPVSITHALGTVEITSKPERVVTIGQGSAEIAIALGVTPVAMEEYSWGADESGYLPWVKEAVEEKGEELPALIKSQDELSAEEVLKYEPDLILGPWSGMTEEQYDKLSKIAPTVAYPKEKWTITWEEQIQTVAKALGQPEEADKLINQINEEFSKAEKPEYQNTTFSYIYNNAGPDSYGVFMPTEQRVAFVSKLGLRLDPVVESLRGQVASGTDSAPLSPEKLDLLKDSDLIFTFYRDDAVRKTLHEDPIYSQILAIARGSEVALTDQSMVTASSMVNPLSVPWVLKRYTEKIDEAIAKARS; encoded by the coding sequence ATGTCACACACTGCCCTTGTAGATCGAGAAAAGGCTAAGCCTCATAGTCGACGACGATTCCATCACCGGGTCCTGGCCTTGGTGGCTTCAGTAGGCTTAGCCTTCGGGCTGGTTTCTTGTAGCCAAGAAGAGGGAAACACCGCTAAGGGGGGTGGTGATTTTGAACCCGTGAGCATTACTCATGCCCTAGGAACTGTCGAAATCACTTCTAAACCTGAGCGAGTTGTTACGATTGGCCAAGGTTCTGCAGAAATTGCTATAGCTTTGGGGGTCACCCCGGTAGCTATGGAGGAATACAGCTGGGGAGCTGATGAGTCGGGTTATCTCCCTTGGGTGAAAGAAGCTGTTGAGGAAAAGGGAGAAGAGCTCCCGGCGTTGATCAAGAGCCAAGATGAGCTTAGTGCTGAAGAAGTTCTTAAGTATGAACCTGACCTTATTCTTGGCCCGTGGTCGGGGATGACTGAGGAACAATATGACAAACTCAGTAAGATTGCTCCCACTGTGGCTTACCCCAAAGAGAAGTGGACTATTACCTGGGAAGAGCAAATTCAGACTGTGGCAAAGGCACTGGGGCAGCCAGAGGAAGCGGACAAGCTGATTAACCAGATCAATGAGGAATTCAGTAAGGCTGAAAAGCCGGAATATCAGAACACTACATTCAGTTATATCTATAACAATGCCGGGCCCGATTCCTATGGGGTCTTTATGCCCACTGAGCAGCGAGTAGCCTTTGTGAGCAAATTAGGTCTGCGCCTGGATCCGGTGGTTGAGAGTCTTCGGGGGCAGGTTGCCAGTGGTACTGACTCAGCGCCTCTTAGCCCGGAAAAGTTAGATCTGTTGAAGGATTCCGATCTCATTTTTACCTTCTATAGGGATGATGCGGTACGAAAGACCTTGCATGAGGACCCCATCTATTCGCAGATTCTTGCGATTGCTAGAGGTTCGGAAGTGGCTTTGACTGATCAATCTATGGTGACTGCAAGTTCTATGGTCAATCCGCTCTCGGTGCCGTGGGTGTTGAAGCGATACACAGAAAAGATTGATGAGGCTATCGCTAAAGCTCGAAGCTAA